One genomic region from Xyrauchen texanus isolate HMW12.3.18 chromosome 16, RBS_HiC_50CHRs, whole genome shotgun sequence encodes:
- the kcnk17 gene encoding potassium channel subfamily K member 17 has product MLPVFSGKLCHYLSIARFPSILFLGVIYVAYVLIGGLVFWKLEGWNVLQQIDQLKDKRMKLLVKYPCLGQSGLRELAEMIKSASISGLSIDSNDTADGFWKFTSSSVFAATVVTTIGYGNIIPLTTAGQIFCVFYALFGIPLNVVILNRAGKYMLAIERNFCNFLEKKIDRGKCVRISIHSLSFVTSAFLYLVVPMLLFKQYEGWTYSEAIYYCFITLSTIGFGDYVADHNPAIHYPEWYSYLMAAWIFFGMAWLAVLINHSIDLLESFNAYMRGRHGGDQQMPVDEVKGQPVKGLKAEGT; this is encoded by the exons ATGCTACCTGTGTTTTCGGGGAAGTTATGCCATTACCTTAGCATAGCTCGGTTTCCTTCTATCCTGTTTCTTGGAGTTATTTATGTAGCATATGTCCTTATCGGAGGGCTGGTCTTCTGGAAGCTGGAAGGATGGAATGTGTTGCAACAGATTGATCAGCTGAAGGATAAGAGAATGAAACTGCTCGTGAAGTACCCTTGTTTGGGTCAGAGTGGCCTCCGAGAACTAGCAGAG ATGATTAAATCTGCTTCCATAAGTGGGTTGAGTATAGACAGCAATGACACCGCAGATGGCTTCTGGAAATTTACCAGCTCATCTGTGTTTGCAGCTACAGTGGTCACAACTATTG GCTATGGGAATATAATTCCACTCACAACTGCTGGTCagattttttgtgtattttatgctCTTTTTGGGATTCCCTTGAATGTGGTGATCTTAAACAGGGCTGGAAAGTACATGTTGGCCATTGAGAGGAATTTTTGCAACTTTCTCGAGAAAAAGATTGATCGAGGG AAATGTGTGCGGATATCCATCCACAGTTTATCCTTTGTGACATCAGCATTCCTGTACCTTGTGGTTCCTATGCTGCTCTTTAAACAGTACGAGGGATGGACTTACTCTGAAGCCATTTACTATTGTTTCATTACACTCAGCACCATTGGATTTGGGGACTATGTTGCAG ATCACAACCCAGCAATACACTACCCAGAGTGGTACAGTTATCTGATGGCAGCCTGGATATTCTTTGGCATGGCGTGGCTCGCTGTACTCATCAATCACTCCATTGATTTACTGGAGAGTTTTAATGCTTACATGAGGGGAAGACATGGCGGAGACCAACAAATGCCTGTGGATGAGGTCAAAGGTCAGCCGGTAAAAGGACTAAAGGCAGAGGGAACATGA